From Hymenobacter sedentarius, a single genomic window includes:
- a CDS encoding 2-phosphosulfolactate phosphatase, translating to MPKLDICFSPDLLPLYDLRGQVAVIVDILRASSTIVTALGEGVTHVFPVASLEECTAYGQQHGCLTAAERDGLPAAGFDLGNSPFGFLEASRPVRGRALTISTTNGTAALRRSLAAEAVVVGAFLNLAAVADFARQQGRDVLVVCAGWKGQFCLEDTVFGGALAERLAADFDVSSSDATLAALHLWQQGKTNLPAYLLQSAHVRRLNSLEASQDFEFCMRVDAYAGVLPLWQDDRLVDAALN from the coding sequence GTGCCCAAGCTAGATATTTGCTTTTCGCCAGACTTGCTGCCCCTGTATGACCTGCGCGGCCAGGTAGCTGTGATTGTAGACATTCTGCGGGCGTCTAGCACCATTGTAACGGCCCTGGGGGAGGGCGTGACGCACGTTTTCCCTGTTGCGTCGCTGGAAGAATGCACAGCCTACGGACAGCAGCACGGCTGCCTTACTGCAGCCGAGCGCGACGGCCTGCCCGCCGCGGGCTTTGACCTGGGCAACTCGCCGTTTGGGTTTTTGGAGGCCAGTCGGCCAGTGCGGGGGCGGGCCCTCACCATCAGCACCACCAATGGTACGGCGGCCCTGCGGCGCTCCCTGGCCGCGGAAGCGGTGGTAGTGGGGGCATTTCTGAACTTAGCCGCCGTGGCTGATTTTGCCCGCCAGCAAGGCCGCGACGTGCTGGTGGTGTGCGCCGGTTGGAAAGGTCAGTTTTGCCTGGAAGACACGGTATTTGGCGGGGCGCTGGCCGAACGGCTGGCAGCAGATTTCGACGTGAGCAGCTCCGATGCCACCCTGGCGGCGCTGCACCTCTGGCAGCAGGGCAAAACCAATTTGCCAGCGTACCTACTGCAATCAGCCCACGTCCGCCGGCTCAACTCGCTAGAGGCCAGCCAAGACTTTGAGTTTTGTATGCGGGTTGATGCCTACGCCGGCGTCCTCCCGCTGTGGCAGGACGACCGTTTGGTCGACGCTGCGCTTAATTGA